CCTCAAACGTTACGATCAAGATGAATTTTGACACAAAACTACAGACTGTTGATAAAGATCAGTTAAAAATGTCTATGACTTCTACCTTAAACATGCTTGGGCAGACTATGGATATGAATATGTATTATTCTGATGGTTATTATTACATGAACACCAATGGAACAAAGCAGAAAATAAAAATGGATATCGCAGGTCTTCAAAAACAGATTCAGTCAACCACAGGTCAGACTTCTTTGCCTGCAAAATATTACAAAGATCTGAAACTTAGTGAAAAGGATGGAAATACCATTCTTAAATACAGTATCAATAATGATGGATTGAATCAATACGTCAAAGATGTTACCTCCCAGATGACAACTGTAACTGGTGGAAGTAATTCTATTAAGGTTTCTTCTTTGACCGGTACAAAAACATTGAATGACAAAGATCTTCCTGTGAAAGAATCCATCCAGATGGTTATGGAAAGCGGTGACAATGAGACAGGTTCGATCACTTTAAAAATGAACCTGACTTATCATAATCCTGGAAAATCTGTGACTGTGACCTTACCTGACGATCTGAATACTTATCAGGAAATTTCAAATTAATAAATTTTATTGCATAGGAAATTCCGATAAAATCCTAAAACAAACGACGTAAGCATCTTATTCTTTTGAATATAATACTTACGTCGTTGTTATTTATGATCTTATTTTATAATCTTTTTTCCTTATGAAATAGTGTCTTAGAGTCACGTCTTTTCATCGAAACTCCAAAATCAACATGTGACTATCGGTTACTATTTCTCAAACAATCTTTTTCATAAAATAAAACCAGAGATAATAAGGTATTTTTATGTGAAGGAGGTCTTATATATGAAAAAGAATCTGAAAAACTTATGGGGTAAGAGGATATTTTCTTCTTTTCTCTCCATATCATTTTTATTAAGCGGGATTTCCCCTGCATTTAATGTATCGGCAGCTTCTCCTGCATCTGTTCCTGATACTTTAACTTTAAAAGAATCTGCTGGAGTATGTAGTGGAAACTCTGTCGCATTTAATGTAAGATCGAATGCGTTCAACTCCAGTAAGCTGAAATTTTATCAGGATATGCTTAGTGGCAGTCATACAAAGACAAATGCTTCCACCAAATCTGGTGCACCAAATGCAACTTCGGCAGAAGACTGGTTTGACATCGCTTATATACTTCACCGAAATCGTCAATCGCAGTCTGGTACCAGCAATTACAGCTCAAGAATGGAAGCTATGCGTTATTCTACGATCGCTGAATATAATAACACTGGTAAAATATCCAATAATGAATATAAGGGCGGTTATGTATGGCATATTCATCGCAACGGCTTTAATTATAGTAATTCACTTAGTAATGCAAATACAGATATCCGTAAAAAATTATATGAATATTATCTGGCTCAGCATACAAGCAGCAGCAATAAAAAAGGCTGGGATTGGAGTGATAAAAGTGCAACTCACAGCTTCAAGTCTCTTGAAAATAATACAACGCAGGATGTCTTTTGGTCTATTTTGAGCCTGAACAGATCTGAAGGTGATAACAGGCGACGCGGACATGGAAGTGCCTTGATCGCTGTCTTTTATGATTTCAAGGTAAGCCCTGTTCTTCAGGAAGACACTGGAACTACTTATATCCGTACAAGAAGTGATGGTTCTGATAAAAACGAATCTTTTGTTTCTAGTTTTACGAATGATACTCCTCAGAGTGCCAATGCTGAATATACCGGAAGTACAGAAAATACAGTATCCCATACAAGTAATATCAGCGGAAGTTCTTCTTACACAATGGGACATTCCGTAACTGTCGGAACAAATGTAAACTTTGGAGCCTTTGCAAGTGGTTCTGTGGATTACACATTTGATTATTCCAATACCGTAGAAAAAGGCTGGTCCAAAGAAGATTCTGTCAGCAAAACAGAGAAAAAAGAAGACAAATCATCCATTTCCCTTCCTGCTTACAGTGCGATCAAAATGAAGAGAACCACTTCTGACAGCGAAGAAGTGACAACTTACAACTGTCCTGTGATCCTTACTTATAAAGTGATGTTATTAGAACATGTTCTCAATGCA
The sequence above is drawn from the Anaerostipes hadrus ATCC 29173 = JCM 17467 genome and encodes:
- a CDS encoding DUF6612 family protein, whose amino-acid sequence is MKIRIKKVTALLLSCMLFFSISGCQKKRTAKEVLKSSLKQSSKLKDADFSGEASYKIANSEASSSSNVTIKMNFDTKLQTVDKDQLKMSMTSTLNMLGQTMDMNMYYSDGYYYMNTNGTKQKIKMDIAGLQKQIQSTTGQTSLPAKYYKDLKLSEKDGNTILKYSINNDGLNQYVKDVTSQMTTVTGGSNSIKVSSLTGTKTLNDKDLPVKESIQMVMESGDNETGSITLKMNLTYHNPGKSVTVTLPDDLNTYQEISN